One Felis catus isolate Fca126 chromosome D1, F.catus_Fca126_mat1.0, whole genome shotgun sequence DNA segment encodes these proteins:
- the FAM111A gene encoding serine protease FAM111A, producing the protein MSPTKRRSQKIAFDEKRNMKIDHYFHQVNKEQESHSSISPMKRGSKKGPKDITNIQALRPKDQTVPPNKTIYITLAVNPRKHKLTHSEEKSFYAALNTLKAVKEEIETQQGKEMLAVGKEGIEGYINLGMPLSCFPESCHVQITFVRSRSKQKEGNQVFGRHEKASADCVKFYIHAIGKRKKRIVKRRQLHKEGCKLCVYAFRGETIKDALCKDGRFLSFLEKEDWRLIRNLDSILESTQTVDDLEGKLFEVEVEKGMSSRAVATQKSESEKGNTSVLREEIVAQYPSLKRESEKIRENFKKEMKSKKSKTSLFKLLKVKFGKMTRNSTPIRVHNFLSLVGNSVGYLSWDNNGNKGCATCYVFKELYIFTCRHIVSDFMGEGIEPSKWADVIGQCARVTFRYNSFPEKDENCFFLEPWFEISDATLDYAVLKLKANGQQVPLGLYSRIARAPSTGLIYIIGHPNGEEKSSDACTVISQGQREKKYEEYLQAGKGEGCSYGMQYIHMCTRKTFEEIAHSPDVITYDTSFYFGASGSPVLDSEGSLVAMHTAGFTCDNEIGLSSHVIEFGSTLESILLDIKENHRQWYTEVCISPQDVEMVSDED; encoded by the exons ATGAGCCCTACAAAGCGCAGATCACAGAAGATCGCATTTGATGAAAAGCGTAATATGAAAATTGATCACTATTTTCATCAG gtCAATAAAGAACAAGAGAGTCATTCCAGTATTTCTCCAATGAAGAGGGGCTCTAAAAAAGGTCCAAAAGATATAACTAACATCCAGGCACTAAGACCCAAAGACCAGACTGTGCCCCCCAACAAGACAATTTACATTACCTTGGCTGTAAACCCCAGGAAACACAAGCTCACACATAGTGAAGAGAAGAGCTTCTATGCGGCCCTCAACACTCTCAAGGCTGTCAAGGAGGAGATAGAAACTCAGCAGGGCAAAGAAATGCTGGCGGTTGGCAAAGAAGGAATTGAAGGGTACATAAATCTTGGAATGCCCCTCAGTTGTTTCCCTGAGAGCTGCCATGTACAAATCACATTTGTCCGAAGTAGAAGTAAGCAGAAAGAAGGGAACCAGGTATTTGGCCGGCATGAAAAGGCATCCGCTGACTGTGTCAAATTTTATATTCACGCAAtcgggaagagaaagaaaaggatcgTCAAACGCAGGCAGCTTCACAAAGAAGGGTGCAAACTCTGCGTCTATGCTTTCAGAGGAGAAACCATCAAGGATGCTCTGTGCAAGGATGGCAGGTTTCTCTCCTTTCTGGAGAAAGAGGATTGGAGGCTTATCAGAAACCTGGACTCCATTCTAGAAAGCACACAGACCGTGGACGACCTGGAAGGCAAGCTCTTTGAAGTTGAGGTAGAGAAAGGAATGAGCTCCAGGGCAGTAGCCACTCAAAAGTCGGaatcagagaaaggaaacacCAGTGTGCTGAGAGAAGAAATTGTGGCTCAGTACCCCAGTTTGAAAAGAGAAAGcgaaaaaatcagagaaaacttcaagaaagaaatgaaaagtaaaaagagcaaaacctcattatttaaattacttaaagTAAAGTTTGGGAAAATGACGAGAAACTCCACCCCGATCAGAGTGCAcaactttctttctcttgtcgGTAACTCAGTGGGGTACCTGTCATGGGACAACAATGGAAATAAGGGTTGTGCCACCTGCTATGTTTTCAAAGAGTTGTACATTTTCACCTGTCGACACATAGTAAGTGACTTTATGGGGGAAGGAATAGAGCCAAGTAAGTGGGCAGACGTGATTGGTCAATGCGCAAGGGTGACATTTCGTTATAACAGCTTCCCCGAGAAAGATGAGAACTGCTTTTTCCTTGAACCGTGGTTTGAGATATCTGATGCCACCCTTGATTATGCTGTTCTGAAACTGAAGGCAAACGGACAACAGGTACCTTTGGGACTCTATAGTAGAATTGCTCGTGCACCATCTACTGGGTTGATATACATCATTGGCCATCCAAATGGAGAGGAAAAGTCTAGTGATGCTTGTACAGTGATCTCTCAGGGTCAGCGAGAAAAGAAATATGAGGAATATCTTCAGGCTGGAAAGGGAGAGGGTTGCAGTTATGGGATGCAATACATCCATATGTGCACTCGAAAAACCTTCGAGGAAATAGCTCACAGCCCTGATGTGATTACCTATGACACCTCTTTTTACTTTGGGGCTTCTGGCTCCCCAGTGCTTGATTCAGAAGGTTCATTGGTGGCCATGCATACTGCTGGCTTCACTTGTGATAACGAAATTGGGTTATCATCTCATGTCATTGAATTTGGCTCTACTCTGGAATCCATCCTCCTTGATATTAAGGAAAATCACAGACAGTGGTATACAGAAGTATGCATAAGTCCGCAAGATGTAGAAATGGTGAGCGATGAGGATTGA